The genomic segment ACCAGCAGGCGCGGCTCAGGGATCAGCGCGCGGGCGATGGCGACGCGCTGGAGCTGGCCGCCGGAGAGTTCGTGGGGGAAGCGGCCCTTCACCTCTTCGAGCGTCAGGCCGACGTGGTGGAGGGCGGCGTCGGCCATCTTTTCGGCCTGTTGCCGGTCCGGCCGTTTTCCGTCAGCGGAAAAATTGCGGGCGGTTTCGAAGAGATAGCGGTCGACGCGCTTCAGCGGGTTAAAGGCTTCGAAGGGGTTTTGCAGCACCGGCTGCACCTGCTTCATGAAGGCCTTGCGTTCGGCCCTGTTGTGGATGGCGACGGTCTTGCCGGCAAATTGCAGCTCGCCTTGCGTCGGCTCGGTCTGGCCGAGGATCATTGCCGCCACCGTCGATTTGCCCGAGCCGGATTCGCCGACGATCGAGAGGATCTCCGGCTCGTCGCCGATCTCGAAGCTGACATCGTTGACGGCGGTGATCAGCCGCCGGCCGAGCATGCCGCCCTGGCGGTAGATTTTCGTCACATGCGAGAGCCTAAGCAGCGTCAAACCTGATCCCCCGTCACCGCAAAACATGCCACCCGCCGCTCCGGCGCGACGGTGACCATGGGCGGAACCTTTTGCGAGCAAATCTCCATGCGCTTGGGACAGCGCGGGTGAAACCGGCAGCCTTCCGGCGGCATGGCGAGGTTCGGTGGCCGCCCCTCCAGCGAGGGCCGCGTCGTGGGGTCGCCGATCTTCGGCAGGCTGCCGACGAGGTGCTGCGTATAGGGGTGGAGCGGCATGCTGAAGAGCTTGGCCGTCGGCGCCTCCTCGACGAGCCGGCCGGCATAGACGATGCCGATGCGGTCGGAGACGGTCGCATGCACGCCCATATCATGGGTAACGAACAGGAAGGACGAGCCCATCTCGCGCTGGATGTCGCGGATCATCGACAGCACGTCGCGCTGCACGATCACGTCGAGCGCGGTCGTCGGTTCATCGGCAATGATGAATTCCGGCGTCAGGATGGTGGCGAGCGCAATGGTCATGCGCTGGCGCATGCCGCCGGAGAGTTCGTGCGGATAGGCGTCGAGCAGATGCGGATCGAGCTTCAGCCGCTGCAGATGGGCGGCGACCTTTTCGAAGAAGACCGATTTGCTGACCTTCATGTGGCGGAAGGCGAAATCGGTGAAGGAATGGCGGATCCGGCGCACCGGATTGAGCACATTCATCGAGCCCTGCATGATATAGGAGAGATGCTTCCAGCGCAGCGCCGTGCGCTCCTCCGGCGTCATCGCATAGATATCCTGGGTGCCGCCGCCGAAGTGGAATTTGACGTTGCCCGAGACCACCCGGAGCGGCGGGCGGATGGCGCCGGCGATGGTCTTGATCAGCGTCGTCTTGCCGCTGCTCGATTCGCCGGCAACGCCGTAGACCTCGCCGCGGCCGATCGTCAGGCTGATATCGTCGACGGCGCGCACCTCGCGATCGACGCCGTAAAGGAAGGCGCGGTAATAGGCTTTCAGATTCTGGATTTCGACCA from the Rhizobium sp. CIAT894 genome contains:
- a CDS encoding ATP-binding cassette domain-containing protein — encoded protein: MLGRRLITAVNDVSFEIGDEPEILSIVGESGSGKSTVAAMILGQTEPTQGELQFAGKTVAIHNRAERKAFMKQVQPVLQNPFEAFNPLKRVDRYLFETARNFSADGKRPDRQQAEKMADAALHHVGLTLEEVKGRFPHELSGGQLQRVAIARALIPEPRLLVADEPVSMVDASLRMAIVNLFGRLKNELGLSIIYITHDLATAYYVSDNIIIMRKGEIVERGRARAVLDDPQHEYSRALKDAVLAADFGAAM
- a CDS encoding ABC transporter ATP-binding protein, encoding MENLVEIQNLKAYYRAFLYGVDREVRAVDDISLTIGRGEVYGVAGESSSGKTTLIKTIAGAIRPPLRVVSGNVKFHFGGGTQDIYAMTPEERTALRWKHLSYIMQGSMNVLNPVRRIRHSFTDFAFRHMKVSKSVFFEKVAAHLQRLKLDPHLLDAYPHELSGGMRQRMTIALATILTPEFIIADEPTTALDVIVQRDVLSMIRDIQREMGSSFLFVTHDMGVHATVSDRIGIVYAGRLVEEAPTAKLFSMPLHPYTQHLVGSLPKIGDPTTRPSLEGRPPNLAMPPEGCRFHPRCPKRMEICSQKVPPMVTVAPERRVACFAVTGDQV